One region of Epilithonimonas zeae genomic DNA includes:
- a CDS encoding GNAT family N-acetyltransferase → MIFREANISDIPQMQIVRNSVNENQLSNPDVVKDKDYEIYLTDNGKGWVCEIENEIVGFAIVDLVESNIWALFLKPKFEKQGIGKQLHNLMLSWYFQQTKTTVWLGTAPKTRAEQFYKFSGWEEIGTHGKEIKFQMTFEQWQNL, encoded by the coding sequence ATGATTTTCAGAGAAGCCAATATCAGCGATATTCCACAAATGCAGATTGTCCGCAATTCTGTAAATGAAAATCAATTGTCCAATCCGGATGTTGTAAAAGATAAAGATTACGAGATTTATTTAACAGACAACGGAAAAGGTTGGGTTTGCGAAATTGAAAATGAAATTGTAGGATTCGCCATCGTAGATTTGGTTGAAAGCAATATTTGGGCATTGTTTCTAAAACCTAAATTCGAAAAGCAAGGCATCGGAAAACAGTTACATAATCTGATGTTGAGCTGGTATTTTCAACAGACAAAAACTACAGTTTGGCTGGGAACTGCGCCAAAAACAAGAGCTGAACAATTCTACAAATTTTCTGGCTGGGAAGAAATCGGAACACACGGAAAAGAAATCAAATTTCAGATGACTTTTGAACAATGGCAAAATTTATAA